The window CCTCATATCAAGGTCATATATTCTTTGAATACTCTATACCACGAATGGGTAGAAGAATAGATGTTGTAGCTATTATTAGAGGAATTGTTTTTGTTCTGGAATTTAAGGTAGGAGAGAAGCATTACTTATCTACAGATATAGATCAGGTTTGGGATTATGCTCTGGACTTGAAAAACTTTCACGAAGCAAGCCATAGTGCAACCATTGTTCCTCTACTTATTTCCACAGAGGCAGAAAATAAAAAGATCAATCATCTGATGTATGATGATTATGTTTATTTCCCTATTTGTTGTAATAAAGACTCTTTGGAAAATATTATCAGACAAGTACTCTTAGTAGAAGAAGGTAATGAACTTGACGGCTATTCCTGGGGGATTAGTCGCTATTCTCCTACACCTACAATCATAGAAGCAGCAATGTCGCTGTATAACAACCATTCAGTAAAAGAAATCTCTCGCTCTGATGCCTCTGCTAAGAATCTAACAGAAACATGTGATACTGTCTTTAGTGTAATAGAGAGGGCTAAATCAGAAAAGCAAAAATCAATATGTTTTGTAACCGGAGTACCAGGTGCAGGGAAAACTTTGGTTGGACTCAATATTGCAACTCAGAAGGCTGACAAAGAACATACCGCTGTGTTTCTTTCAGGAAACGGGCCATTAGTCGCTATCCTTCGTGAAGCTTTAACGCGTGACAAACAAAAACAATTGAAAGCGAAGGGTATAAAAAAGACAAAGAAAGAAATTGGTAGCGAGGTAAAAGCCTTTATCCAAAATGTGCATAATTTCAGAGATACTTGTCTGGAAGGTACATTGGTTCAAGATGGCTTGATTGTGCCCGATTATGATTATTTCAAAAATGAATCGACCAAAGATAAATCATATATACCTTATGAACACATAGCTATCTTTGATGAAGCACAGCGCGCTTGGAATAAAAACCAGACGCAGAAGTTTATGAAAGAGAAAAAGAATACCCCTGATTTCCCATATTCAGAACCGGAATTCTTAATTTCATGCATGGACAGACATAAAGACTGGGCTGTAATAATTTGTCTTGTAGGCGGCGGTCAGGAAATTAATACTGGTGAAGCTGGCATCGGTGAATGGATACATTCATTTAAAAGAGCTTATAAAGATTGGAATGTTTATGTTTCTTCTCGTCTTACTGATACAGAGTATGAGGCGGGTAAAGCTGTTGAACTATTAAAGAATAGAGAGCACGTTTTTATTAATGATTCCTTGCATCTTTCAGTTTCTATGCGTTCCTATCGTGCTGAAAATGTTTCTCTTTTTGTGAAACATTTGTTGGATAGAGATATAAAATCAGCGAGTGAGGTTTATTCTCAATTATCAAAATATCCGATAGTATTGACGCGTGATGTGAAACGAGCAAAACAGTGGTTGAAAAATAAAGCGCGAGGTTCCGAACGTTTTGGTATGGTTGTTTCTTCTCAAGCTGAGAGATTGAGACCGCTTGCTATTGATGTGCGAGTAAGTACCGATCCAGTGCATTGGTTTCTTGATGATAAGGAAGATGTTCGCTCTTCCTATTATTTGGAAGATGTAGCAACTGAATTTGATGTTCAAGGGCTAGAACTTGATTGGTCATGTGTTGTTTGGGATGGCGATTTTAGATATACTCTGCAAGATTGGGGTACCTATTCTTTCAAAGGAAATAGATGGGAAAACATCATAAAAGAGGAGAGAAAAATGTATCAAAAGAACGCCTATCGTGTTCTTCTTACTCGTGCTCGTCAGGGTATGATAATTTGTGTTCCAGAAGGTGATCTTGAAGATCATACTCGTAAGCCTGAGTATTATGATAGTACTTATAATTATTTGAAGGGTATTGGAATTATGGAAATTTGAAATCAATGATATTATTATGGTAAATTATAAAAAAGAGAAGATAAGCAATATAAATGAGTTTGTTAGTTTAGTTGAGAAAATCAAACTAGATTCGGAAGAAAGAGAAAATAAAGCTGAACTTTTATTTCGAGGACAACATTTAGATAAACCCCTTTTGCCTAAATTAGCAAGACTCAATCTCAATGGCAACATTAGTGAAATAGAGAAACTAATGATTGAAGAATTTAAAAGAGGTATTATTCCTTTATCTGAATTTAAGCCAGAAGATGATTGGGACTTGTTAGCTTTAGCTCAACATCATGGATTACCAACAAGGCTGCTAGATTGGACCTATAATTCTCTTATTGCTCTTTGGTTTGCAGTTTGTGAGGCGGCTTCTACTGAAAATGGAGTTGTTTGGGTCTTGAATGCTAAAGTCGAAGATTTTAGAACTGATACAGAAAAAAATAGTCCTTTATCAAATAAGTTAACGAAAATTTATAGACCCAAAGTCGTATCAAGAAGAATTTCAGCACAATCAGGCGCTTTTACAGTTCATAAGATTAATGCTAATGGTAAAATGATAAAATTTGAAATAAATGGCTCTTTTAGTGAAAAGTTAACAAAAATAATTATCCCATGTACTGCTTTTAAAGATTTAAGAAGAAGTCTAAATCTTCTTGGGGTAAATAATTCAACTGTGTATCCAGATTTAGATGGATTCTGTAAGCACTTAGAGCGAAGATTTTCAAAACTAGAAGATGAATTATAATTTAAATAACAGAAGTGAGGTTAATATTATGTAATAAAAAATCTAATATTTTAATATAAACATGGCATGCATCGATTTACATTCAAAACCTTTTGATGAAGGTACTATAACAAAACTTGAAATTTTTGAGAACTATGCAAAAGCTTGGATTCCAACATTTGTGATGAGTGGGCGTTCAAAAATTTGCATATTTGATTTTTTTGCAGGAACAGGATATGATAAAAATGGTGTACCTGGAAGTCCTATTAGAATATTAGAACAGATTAAAAAATTTATTGGAAATATTTTTCAGAACAATGTGAATGTATGTGTGTTTCTAAATGAATTTAATGCTGACAAGTTTCATCTATTAGAATCATCTTGCAATAAATACTTAGCCATTAATCCTGATGTAAAAAGAGCTATAGATATACATTATTTTAATGAAGACTTTGAACTTCTATTCCCTCAGTTATTACCATTAATAAAAATGAATCCGTCATTGGTTTATTTAGATCAGAATGGAATTAAATTTTTATCTGAAAAATATTTTTTGGAATTAGAGAAGACTATACAAACCGACTTTTTATATTTTTTATCATCATCATACTTTTGGAGGTTTGGGGATAGTCCTGAATTTAAGATGAATTTGAATATAAATATGGATGATGCAAAGAAAGATCCATATAAATTTATTCATCGAAGTATATTAGAGCAAATACGGAATAAATTACCTTCAAAAACAAAATTATCTCTTTATCCGTTTACAATAAAGAAAAGTTCTAATATTTATGGTATAATCTTTGGTGCATCGCATCCTAGAGCTGTAGATAAATTTTTAAAAATAGCTTGGGACGCAAATAATATAAATGGAGAAGCTAATTTTGATATAGACGATGATATAAGTAAAAAACAATATTTATTATTTGATAAGCCAAAACTCACAAAAATACAGTATTTTTGTAAAACGCTAAGAGAGGAAATCTTATCAGGGAAGATAAGTAATAATAAAGACGCTTATTTATATACAATTAATCATGGGCATATTGCAGCTCAGGCATCAGATGAAGTCAAACGAATGAAAACAGAAGATATATTAGATTTTAAAGGTAGATCTCCATTGATTAATTATGACCAAGTATTTAAAAACAATCGCATTATTAATTTCTTAATAAAATGAAAACGACTAGAATAGAGTGGACTGATAAAACATGGAATCCTATCACTGGGTGTACAAAGGTTTCGGCTGGTTGTTTTAATTGTTACGCAGAAGTCATGTCTCGTCGTTTGAAGGCCATGGGACAAGCAAAATATCGTGATGGCTTTAAGTTGTCTTTACACGAAGAAAATTTGCAGGAACCATTGCGTTGGAAATCTCCCCATACTATATTTGTTTGTTCTATGAGTGATTTATTTCATGAAGATGTTCCATTTAGTTTTATTGATGAAATAATGAAAACGATAAATGTTACTCCTTGGCATCGTTATCAGCTACTGACTAAAAGAGCTAAAAGAATGACTGAATATTTTCAAACACATGAAATCCCTCAAAATGCTTGGTTAGGTGTTACAGTCGAAGCAAAATCTTCTAAAAATAGGATTGATCTTCTAAGAAATTTGGAGGCACCTATTCGCTTTCTCTCTTGTGAACCTCTTCTAGAGGATTTAGAAGATCTTAATTTAGCAAATATTGATTGGGTTATTGTTGGCGGTGAAAGTGGAACTAAAGCAAGGCCTATGAAAGAAGAATGGGCCTTATTGATAAAAAAACAAGCTGAAGAACAGGGAGCTGCCTTCTTCTTTAAACAGTGGGGTACTTGGGGAAGTGATGGGGTAAAAAGGAATAAGCATGTTAATGGAAAGATGATTGATGGAAAAATATATCAAGAAATACCGGGCAAATAGATCTTTAATATTCCACTTAATTAAGAAAAATATATTCCTTTGATTTCTACTCCGTGGCCTTAAATAATACCTCTTCAAACAAAGCCTTATATTTCCTAGGAGTATACTTACATTTATATAAAGTGTAAATTAGATCAGAATATTCTTTTTGGTATAATTGACACACAACCTTCAGGTTATCAACTTTCTTGGTGAAGCATTCTATAGTTGAGCTTGTATAGCCATAATCGGGAACAATAGTAGTATCTTTATGGAAGAAAAAGGGTGTTTGGCTGTCGGGGGTAAAGCCTATTTCTGTTTTAGACTTAAAAACAGAAGATTTAGCTTCACCTTCTTCAGTTTTTTTTTGTGATAGGGACTTATTAGACTATATGCTTAGTTCACTGCTTCTTAAGTTCAAATATTTCAGTTTCACCAGTTAAAGACATGCCGGTATTGTTTAAATCCCCCGATAACCAGACTGCTTGATCTAATTGATTCATTTCTTTATATATAATTATTACATTATTTTTGTCTATGCTATATCTATAAACTGACCTAAGATAATTATAAGGATTATCTCCATTTGCTGTTTCAGTATAATCGCATTCACTTTCGCTGTAAAATTCAAACCAATATGTTTTATCACCAATTGTTTGTGACCACTTGGTTCCAACTAGAGGATTGTTATCTTTTGAATCGTTATCTTTATTGCAAGCTGTTAACGTTAAAAGTGGAAGGATAAGAATAAATAGTAAATTTTTCATAAGTTGGAAATTCGATAAATTAGGTTATATATTTGATTGCCGAAATAAATGATTAAAATCTCAACGAAGCCATCTTTTAATTGATCTCAAAAATATGAATATTTTTTTTATTGATTATTACTGTCAGATAAATATTTTTCCATATAA of the uncultured Bacteroides sp. genome contains:
- the tcmP gene encoding three-Cys-motif partner protein TcmP — protein: MACIDLHSKPFDEGTITKLEIFENYAKAWIPTFVMSGRSKICIFDFFAGTGYDKNGVPGSPIRILEQIKKFIGNIFQNNVNVCVFLNEFNADKFHLLESSCNKYLAINPDVKRAIDIHYFNEDFELLFPQLLPLIKMNPSLVYLDQNGIKFLSEKYFLELEKTIQTDFLYFLSSSYFWRFGDSPEFKMNLNINMDDAKKDPYKFIHRSILEQIRNKLPSKTKLSLYPFTIKKSSNIYGIIFGASHPRAVDKFLKIAWDANNINGEANFDIDDDISKKQYLLFDKPKLTKIQYFCKTLREEILSGKISNNKDAYLYTINHGHIAAQASDEVKRMKTEDILDFKGRSPLINYDQVFKNNRIINFLIK
- a CDS encoding phage Gp37/Gp68 family protein produces the protein MKTTRIEWTDKTWNPITGCTKVSAGCFNCYAEVMSRRLKAMGQAKYRDGFKLSLHEENLQEPLRWKSPHTIFVCSMSDLFHEDVPFSFIDEIMKTINVTPWHRYQLLTKRAKRMTEYFQTHEIPQNAWLGVTVEAKSSKNRIDLLRNLEAPIRFLSCEPLLEDLEDLNLANIDWVIVGGESGTKARPMKEEWALLIKKQAEEQGAAFFFKQWGTWGSDGVKRNKHVNGKMIDGKIYQEIPGK
- a CDS encoding DUF2075 domain-containing protein: MKRYYYSNTISTFIVQSQNEIIGELAQNNEFSLEQTQRTAWIKQIELLQNVLSSYQGHIFFEYSIPRMGRRIDVVAIIRGIVFVLEFKVGEKHYLSTDIDQVWDYALDLKNFHEASHSATIVPLLISTEAENKKINHLMYDDYVYFPICCNKDSLENIIRQVLLVEEGNELDGYSWGISRYSPTPTIIEAAMSLYNNHSVKEISRSDASAKNLTETCDTVFSVIERAKSEKQKSICFVTGVPGAGKTLVGLNIATQKADKEHTAVFLSGNGPLVAILREALTRDKQKQLKAKGIKKTKKEIGSEVKAFIQNVHNFRDTCLEGTLVQDGLIVPDYDYFKNESTKDKSYIPYEHIAIFDEAQRAWNKNQTQKFMKEKKNTPDFPYSEPEFLISCMDRHKDWAVIICLVGGGQEINTGEAGIGEWIHSFKRAYKDWNVYVSSRLTDTEYEAGKAVELLKNREHVFINDSLHLSVSMRSYRAENVSLFVKHLLDRDIKSASEVYSQLSKYPIVLTRDVKRAKQWLKNKARGSERFGMVVSSQAERLRPLAIDVRVSTDPVHWFLDDKEDVRSSYYLEDVATEFDVQGLELDWSCVVWDGDFRYTLQDWGTYSFKGNRWENIIKEERKMYQKNAYRVLLTRARQGMIICVPEGDLEDHTRKPEYYDSTYNYLKGIGIMEI
- a CDS encoding FRG domain-containing protein, whose product is MVNYKKEKISNINEFVSLVEKIKLDSEERENKAELLFRGQHLDKPLLPKLARLNLNGNISEIEKLMIEEFKRGIIPLSEFKPEDDWDLLALAQHHGLPTRLLDWTYNSLIALWFAVCEAASTENGVVWVLNAKVEDFRTDTEKNSPLSNKLTKIYRPKVVSRRISAQSGAFTVHKINANGKMIKFEINGSFSEKLTKIIIPCTAFKDLRRSLNLLGVNNSTVYPDLDGFCKHLERRFSKLEDEL